A DNA window from Comamonas sp. 26 contains the following coding sequences:
- the istA gene encoding IS21 family transposase has product MIDVATLSVIRRWALREHLSIREIARRTGLSRNTIRKYLRSDVVQPQLAQRTIATKLDPFASKLSGWLRTEVNRSRKQRRTIKQMFLDLEALGYTGSYNRVAAFARVWKAQCHAAEQTSGRGVFVPLVFGAGEAFQFDWSEDWAVIAGVRTKLQVAHFKLSHSRAFYLRAYPLQTHEMLFDAHNRAFAVFGGVPRRGIYDNMRTAVDRVGRGKLREVNARFSAMASHFLFEAQFCNPASGWEKGQVEKNVRDARHRIWQSVPAFPTLRALNDWLEQRCQQLWQEIAHGQLPGSLADVWEQERSTLMPMPRPFDGFVEHAKRVSPTCLVHFERNRYSVPASYANRPVSLQVYADRLVVVAEGQFVCEHPRIIERNHQGSGRTVYDWRHYLAVLQRKPGALRNGAPFVELPDAFKRLQALLLKQPGGDREMVEVLALVLQHDEQAVLAAVELALEDGAPRKTHIINVLHRLIDGTPEPEPIHSPQALALIVEPQANVVRYDQLRQVRHAS; this is encoded by the coding sequence CAACTTGCACAGCGCACCATTGCCACCAAGCTCGACCCCTTCGCCAGCAAGCTGTCAGGCTGGCTGCGTACAGAAGTCAACCGCTCTCGCAAGCAGCGGCGCACGATCAAGCAGATGTTTCTGGACTTGGAGGCGTTGGGCTACACCGGCTCCTACAACCGAGTCGCTGCCTTTGCCAGAGTATGGAAGGCTCAGTGTCATGCGGCGGAGCAGACATCAGGGCGAGGCGTTTTTGTGCCCCTGGTCTTCGGCGCTGGAGAAGCCTTCCAGTTTGATTGGAGCGAGGATTGGGCTGTCATTGCGGGTGTACGCACCAAGCTGCAAGTGGCTCACTTCAAGCTCAGCCACAGCCGAGCCTTCTATCTGCGGGCCTATCCCCTGCAAACCCATGAGATGCTGTTCGATGCCCACAACCGTGCCTTTGCGGTGTTTGGAGGCGTCCCTAGGCGGGGGATCTACGACAACATGCGCACAGCCGTCGATCGTGTCGGCCGTGGCAAGCTCAGAGAGGTCAACGCCCGCTTCAGTGCGATGGCCAGCCATTTCCTGTTCGAGGCACAGTTTTGCAATCCGGCCTCGGGATGGGAGAAGGGACAGGTCGAGAAGAATGTTCGGGACGCTCGCCATCGTATCTGGCAATCTGTACCAGCGTTTCCGACACTCAGAGCCCTCAACGATTGGCTAGAGCAACGGTGTCAACAGTTATGGCAAGAGATTGCGCATGGCCAATTGCCTGGCTCACTTGCTGATGTGTGGGAGCAAGAACGCTCAACCTTGATGCCCATGCCTCGGCCGTTTGACGGCTTTGTCGAGCATGCCAAACGAGTCTCTCCCACCTGCCTAGTTCACTTCGAGCGCAATCGCTACAGCGTGCCGGCCTCTTATGCCAACCGACCTGTGAGCTTGCAGGTGTATGCCGACCGCCTGGTCGTCGTGGCCGAAGGCCAGTTCGTCTGTGAACACCCGCGCATCATTGAGCGCAATCACCAAGGCTCTGGGCGTACGGTCTATGACTGGCGTCATTACTTGGCCGTATTGCAGCGCAAGCCCGGCGCATTGCGTAATGGTGCTCCGTTCGTCGAACTGCCAGATGCGTTCAAGCGCCTGCAAGCACTACTCCTGAAGCAGCCCGGTGGCGACCGTGAGATGGTGGAGGTGCTTGCCTTGGTGTTGCAGCACGATGAGCAGGCCGTCCTGGCCGCTGTCGAGTTGGCTCTGGAGGATGGCGCACCCCGCAAGACCCACATCATCAATGTCTTGCACCGCCTCATTGATGGAACACCGGAACCTGAGCCCATCCATTCACCCCAAGCCTTGGCCTTGATCGTTGAGCCCCAGGCCAACGTCGTGCGCTACGACCAACTCCGACAGGTGCGCCATGCGTCATGA